One window of Drosophila bipectinata strain 14024-0381.07 chromosome 4, DbipHiC1v2, whole genome shotgun sequence genomic DNA carries:
- the LOC108131150 gene encoding small ribosomal subunit protein eS8-like, with the protein MGISRDSAHKRRATGGKRKSLRKKRKFELGRPAANTKLGSSRVHKVRTRGGNTKLRAPRLENGNFPWASESVARKTRIADVVYNASNNELVRTKTLVKNSIVVIDATPLRQWYESHYVLPLGRKRNPKHAQKEDENDVLTKKRSEKVMKKYLERQKYGKVEQALEDQFTSGRILACISFRPGQCGRSDGYNLEGKELEFYLKKIKSKK; encoded by the exons ATGGGTATTAGCCGTGATAGTGCACACAAGCGTCGCGCCACTGGTGGCAAGCGCAAGTCGCTCCGCAAGAAGCGCAAGTTCGAGTTGGGCCGTCCCGCCGCCAACACCAAGCTTGGCTCCAGCCGCGTGCACAAGGTGCGCACTCGTGGTGGAAACACGAAATTGCGCGCTCCGCGCCTGGAGAACGGCAACTTTCCCTGGGCCTCTGAGAGTGTTGCGCGCAAGACCCGTATCGCCGATGTGGTCTACAACGCCTCCAACAACGAGCTGGTGCGCACCAAGACCCTGGTGAAGAACAGCATCGTTGTGATCGATGCCACTCCCTTACGTCAGTGGTACGAGTCGCACTACGTGCTGCCCCTGGGACGCAAGCGTAACCCCAAGCACGCCCAGAAGGAGGACG AGAACGACGTACTGACCAAGAAGCGCAGCGAAAAGGTCATGAAGAAGTACCTGGAGCGCCAAAAGTACGGCAAGGTTGAGCAGGCCTTGGAGGATCAGTTCACCTCTGGACGTATCCTGGCTTGCATTTCCTTCCGCCCCGGACAGTGCGGTCGCTCTGATGGCTACAATCTGGAAGGCAAGGAGTTGGAATTCTACCTTAAGAAGATCAAGTCTAAGAAATAA